In Entelurus aequoreus isolate RoL-2023_Sb linkage group LG12, RoL_Eaeq_v1.1, whole genome shotgun sequence, the DNA window GCCACAGCAAAGTCCACATATCAGCTTCTTCTGCACACTTTGCTCAATTTAgcgtcacttgtgtgtgtgaaaatccagagagatattatgtgactgggccggcacgcaaagggagtgcctttaaggtttatcggcgctctgtacttctccctacgtccgtgtacacagcggccttttaaaaagtcatactttttgaaaccgataccaatcattttgaaaccgataccgataatttacgatattacattttaaagcatttatcgtccgataatatcggcaatcgGTTACTAAATTAGTCTAAGAAAAAAAGCTCAATTTGGATTAAGTCTAGTAATTTGATGACCTTATTTCCTttcaaaagtaccaaaatatataaaaaaacaccAATTGGTATCATCCATGAACTCCAAGAATCAAGATATTGTTAATGCAGAGAATTTGACTAAAACCTTCCCTGACGTGTTCCAGTGGGGAGCAGTTCCAGCTGTGGGGGGTCTTGTGACAGGACCTGTGGACCCAAACATGAAAACCACCAAAGTCCACCCACCAAACCAcaaggtgagctggagcctacttTAGTTGTTCTTGTCTTACTTTGACACGCCATGATTGCCTTTTAGTTCCCCCCAAGCCCGCGCACCTCCAGAGTCCGATGAGGAGCGGGCCGCCCTCTTCGTCCCGGCATTTCCCTGGCACGGACGACAAGAGTCCAATCCGGGCGGGGGTGAGCTGTCTCCTCAATGGAGCCCAGCTGAGCCCCACCCGCCTCTCCCCTTCCCAGAAGATCCCCAAGCTCACCAGCAGCCCGTTGGGGTCGCCAAGTCCAGGCAAGAGAGGCATCCAGAACTGCACCCCCTTGAGGGAGGGCGGTCACTGCCCCACTAAGTTGACCCCAAGAAACCGGAGCCCTCTGTCGGTAATACTGCGGACCCCCAGCCCCGTTCAGAACAAGATAGGGAGCTACAGCCCTGCCAGGAACTCTAAATCCTGGCTGGGGGTACACAGGACCCCAAGCGGGAAGATGGAGGGTTGGGAGAAGAGGACTGGGAAGTCTTTGAGTGTTCCTGACCTCGTTGTGTACCTGGATGAAAGGTTAGACTTTGTTCGCTGCTTTTGTGGCTTTGCATGAAAGTGACTCACCGGTTTGGTTTTTGCAGAATCCCGTTGGAAAAAGAGGAAAGTTCTCCTCAGCCTGCCATCACCGTCAAAGCCCCGACGGACTGCAGACTCAACCGCACAGCGGGGGAAGTCTCCTCGCGTCCGACGGACTGCAGACTCAACCGCACCGCGGGGGAAGTCTCCTCGCAAAGTTCAACGGACTGCAGACTAAACCGCACAGTGGAGGAAGTCTCCTCGCAAAGTTCAACGGACTGCAGACTCAACCGCACCGTGGAGGCAGTCTCCTCGCACAGTTCAACGGACTGCAGACTCAACCGCACCGTGGGGGAAGTCTCCTTGCAAAGTTCAACGGACTGCAGACTCAACAGCACCGTGGGGGAAGTCTCCTCGCAAAGTTTAACGGACTGCAGACTCAACCGCACCGTGGGGGAAGTCTCCCCGCAAAGTTCAACAGACTGCAGACTCAACCGCACCGTGGGGGAAGTCTCGCAAAGTTCAACGGACTCCAGACTCAACCGCACCTTGGGGGAAGTCTCCTCGCGTCCGACAGACTGCAGACTCAACCGCACCGTGGGGAAAGTATCCTCGCAAAGTTTAACGGACTGCAGACTCAACCGCACCGTGGGGGAAGTCTCCTTGCAAAGTTCAACGGACTGCAGACTCAACCGCACCGTGGGGGAAGTCTCCTTGCAAAGTTCAACGGACTGCAGACTCAACCGCACCATGGGGGAAGTCTCCTCGCAAAGTTCAACGGACTCCAGACTCAACCGCACCGTGGGGGAAGTCTCCTCGTGTCCGACAGACTGCAGACTCAACCGAACCGTGGGGAAAGTATCCTCGCAAAGTTTAACGGACTGCAGACTCAACCGCACCGTGGGGGAAGTCTCCTCGCGTCCGACGGACTGCAGACTCAACCGCACCGTGGAGGAAGTTTCCCCACGTCCGACGGACTACAGACTCAACCGCACCGTGGGGGAAGTCTCCCCGCGTCCGACGGACTGCAGACTCAACCACACCGTGGGGGATGTTTCCTCACGTCCAACAGACTGCAGACTCAACCGCACCGTGGGGGAAGTCTCCTCGCAAAGTTCAACGGACCAGCGTCAGCCTGATGGCGTCCTGCTGGAGAAAGCCTCCAAGATCCATGCGGGGTCCAAGTCCAAATGCAGATGGACCGAAGGAGAACgacatgaggaggaggaggaggacaaaaAGGAGGAGGCATCGAAAGAGGACGAGAACACGGAGCAGAAGTTGTTCAAGATAGCCCGTGAGCTCCTGCACACGGAGAGGGCCTACGTGGCTCGACTACACCTGCTGGACCAGGTAAGAGTGTGGGGGTGCTATGGTTTTTGAGAAGGTCTAACGCGGTCTTTCTTAATCATCGGGCCGAGGCCGATTGTTTCGAGTGCCCTGTAAAGGACTGCCCAAAAATGTGTTTCTAGGCTGTGGTCCAgagaaacagaagaagtctggagctaaagtcataaagacgtttcttcagcgcaaaaattatgaccaacACGGTGAAGCGGTATTTTCATTTGCGCTTGAATTTTATCGACAGTTTAttcaagaaacatattcattatcaaTTGAGTTTGTTTATTCAAAAAGGTGCACTTAGGGCGCACCTTCTCCGTCATCTGAGGCCCTTGATGgctaagtctgagtccatggtcctcgcacagaaaagggtggagtgccatctccgggttgggaaggagatcctgtcccaagtggaggagttcaagtacctgggagtcttgttcacgagtgagggaagagtagatcgtgagatcgacaggcggatcggtgcggcgtctgcggtgatgcggacgctgtatcgatcagtcgtggtgaagaaggagttgagccggaaggcaaagttctcaatttaccggtcgatctacgttcccatcctcacctatggtcatgagctttggattatgaccgaaaggacaagatcacgggtacgatGAGTTTTCCTCCATTGGGTGTTAAGGTTAGAGTGAGAAGTTCTGTCGTTTGGGAGGAGCTAAGAGTAAACCCAattgaggtggttcgggtatctggtcaggatgccaccccgaACGCCTCTCTGGTGAGGTGTTTAGggcaggagaccacggggaagaccaaggACACGTCGGGGGGAcactgtctcccagctggcctgggaatgcctcgggatcccccgggggagctggacaaagtagctaGGGTGaatgaagtctgggcttctctgcttaggctgctgcccccgcgacccgactaaGAATAAGCGGTGGAtaagatggatgatggatgcctgtgttagcactgcgtaattgtatatAAATGTAGCTTTCGTCAGTCCCTTTTTTTGGTTTTATGGTTCATGGTTTCATACCATTGTGAGCCATGATATCAAGATCactaattcagtgttgatatttgagtgggccccgggcccctctgtagtgtaaAAGTGGAGCTCCATAAGTGCTGGTCTAATGGACTCCTGCTTCCGCAGGTGTTCTGTCTGCGTCTCACAGAAGAGGCGGGGCGAGGCTCCTTCCCGGCGGAGGTGGTGCGCAACATCTTCTCCAACATCTCCTCCATCTACTCCTTCCACAGTCAGTTCCTGCTGCCCGACCTGGAGGACCGCATCAGCCACTGGTGGGTAACCAAGACCTGACCTGGACCTATGGTCATGGCAGATAGTCTTAGACCAGATACTACGGACAACAAGGAGTGTAGTTCACTTAGAACtgacctatttttaacatttttatgactgagaccattCTGGGTCCCTGGGACTAAACTTGAAGGAGGTCTTAAAggtacaacccccccccccccccccccccccccccccccacctccttcACCCTCCAGGTGTGAGCAGCCCGGCCTGGGTGAGGTCCTCCTGCATCACGCCCCCTTCCTGAGGATGTATGCTGACTACGTCAGCAACTTCCAACCAGCCATGGAGCTGCTGAGAACCTGGACCGAGCGCTCCTCCACCTTCAGGAACCTCCTCCATGACATCCAGGTggggtcttcttcttcttcttcttcttcttcttcttcttcttcttcttcttcttcttcttgttgtttttgttgttcttgttgttcttcttgttgttgttattcttcttcttctttttgttcttcctgttcttgttcttcttcttcttgtttttctaattcttgtttttcttcttgttcctgttcttcttctctttgttgttcttgttctttgttgttgttcttgttttctttgttgttcttgttgttcttgttttctttgttcttgttgttgttgttgttcttcttcttcttcttgtttttcttcttcttcttcttcttctcgttcttcttcttgttcttgttcttcttcttcttcttgttattgttcttcttcttcttgttcttcttgttattgttcttcttcttcttcttcttgttcttcttgttgttcttgttcttcttcttcttgttcctcttcttgttcttcttcttcttgttcttcttcttcttcttcttcttgtttttgttcttcttgttcttcttcttgttgttgttattcttcttcttctttttgttcttccTGTTCTTGTTTTtctagttcttgtttttcttcttgttcctgttcttgttcttgttcttcttcttgttcttcttctctttgttgttgttcttgttctttgttgttgttcttgttttctttgttgttcttgttcttgttgttgttttctttgttcttgttgttcttgttcttgttcttcttcttcttcttgtgtttcttcttcttgttcttgttgttcttgttgttcttcttgttattgttcttcttcttcttgttgttcttcttgttcttgttcttgttcttcttcttcttcttgttcttcttgttcttgttcttcttcttgttcttcttcttgttctcttcgttgttgttgttgttgttgttttctttgttgttcttcttgttcttgttcttcttcttgttcttgctcttcttcttcttgttcttgttcttcttgttcttcttcttgttgttcttcctgttgttcttcttgttcttgttctcttTGGTGTTGTTTTCTCTTTGGTGTTGTTATTGttctttgttgttcttgttgttgttgttcttcttgttcttgttgttgttgttcttcttgttctttttcttcttcttcttgttcttcttcttgtttttcttcttgttcttgttcttcctgTTGTTCTccttgttcttgttgttcttcttcttgttcttgttcttcttgtgcttgttgttcttcttcttgttgttcttcttgttcttcttcttgttcttcttgttcttcttcttcttcttcttctctttgttgttgttcttgttctttgttgttgtttttgttttctttgttgttcttgttgttctccttgttcttgttcttcttcttgttcttcttcttcttgttcttcttgtttttgttcttcttcttcttgttgttattgttgttcttcttcttgttcttgttcttcttcttgttctttgttgttgttcttgttttctttgttgttgttgttgttctttttcttcttcttcttgttctctttgttgttgttcttgtttttgttgttgttgtttttgttgttgttgttcttgtttttgttgttgttgttcttgttcttgttcttgttttctttgttcttgttcttgttgttcttcttcttcttcttcttcctccgtgAGTGTGAGGGCTGTGTTGTCCTCCCAGAGCCAGGATGTGTGTGGCAGCCTGACCCTGCAGCACCACATGCTGGAACCGGTCCAGAGGATCCCTCGCTACGAGATGCTGCTGCGGGACTACGTGAAGAAGATGCCCTCCACTCACCCGGACTATGAATTTGCTCAGAGTAAGTCTTTCACCGCATCCGTCAATATTTGTAAGTTGACTCCTTGTCTCCACAGGATCCTTGGAGACCATCTCCATGGCGGCCAACCACTCCAACAGCGCCCTCCACAAAGCGGTGCGTGGCCTCACTTTGCATCTTTGACTTCTCCCAATAAAACTTCTGCCAACAGGAGAGCATCAAGCGACTGCTGGAGATCTATGAGATGGTTGGAGAGGAGGACGTGGTCAACCCCACCAACCAGTTTGTGAAAGAAGGTCGCCTGCTCAAGATCTCTGCCAGGAACACCTCTTCTATGGAGCGACACCTCTTTCTGGTTGGACTAAAATATCTCAATttacttctctttttttttctgccattttaatttaaataatttctgaaaaataatatttaactaCCATTTCTAAAAATGTATCACATCTATGTATATTAATAGTATTTACATTTAAATTGATGGAAATTGTTCAAATGTTTTTCACTaaattaatatgtatttatttaatttatttgttgtaattAATCTAATCCAATCCTGGCTAGACTAAAATGATCTCAATTAACAtttttttgtaccctttttttcataatttatttaaatgaattaaTTCTGAAAAATATTTAActaccattttttaaaatgtatcccATCTATGTATATTAATAGTAATTAAATTTAAATGATGGAATTGATGGAAATTGTTCAAATGTTTTTCACtaaattaatatttaattattaaatgtattataaaTTAATCTATGGAGCGACACCTCTTTCTGGTTGGACTAAAATATCTcaatttacttctttttttttctctgccattttaatttaaataatttctgaaaaataatatttaactaCCATTTCTAAAATGTATCACATCTATGTATATTAATAGTATTTACATTTAAATTGATGGAAATTGTTCAAATGTTTTTCACTaaattaatatgtatttatttaatttatttgttgtagttAATCTAATCCAATCCTGGTTAGACTAAAATGATCTCAATTAACAtttttttgtaccctttttttcataatttatttaaatgaattaaTTCTGAAAAATATTTAActaccatttttaaaaatgtatcccATCTATGTATATTAATAGTAATTAAATTTAAATGATGGAATTGATGGAAATTGTTCAAATGTTTTTCACtaaattaatatttaattattaaatgtattataaaTTAATCTATGGAGCGACACCTCTTTCTGGTTGGACTAAAATATCTcaatttacttcttttttttttctgccattttaatttaaataatttctgaaaaataatatttaactaCCATTTCTAAAATGCATCACATCTATGTATATTAATAGTATTTACATTTAAATTGATGGAAATTGTTCAAATGTTTTTCACTaaattaatatgtatttatttaatttatttgttgtaattAATCTAATCCAATCCTGGTTAGACTAAAATTATCTCAATTAACAtttttttgtaccctttttttcataatttatttaaatgaattaaTTCTGAAAAATATTTAActaccattttttaaaatgtatcccATCTATGTATATTAATAGTAATTAAATTTAAATGATGGAATTGACGGAAATTGTTCAAATGTTTTTCACtaaattaatatttaattattaaatgtattataaaTTAATCTAATCCAATCCTGGTTGGAATAAAGTGATCTCAATTAAATTTTTATTCGtaccatttttttaataaataataaaatttaaaaaatcagaaTACTATTTAACtaccatttttaaatgtaatcgtGTCTATATTAATAGTAATTAAATAAACAATAATGGAGTTGAAAATGGTAAAATGTGTTTcactataaatattttttatttcatttattaattataatttatttcaaTCCTGGTTATAGTAAAATTATctcaataaacattttatttgtacaatttttttcataattttaatttaattctggaAAATATTTAActaccattttgaaaaatgtatcatTATGTATATTAATAGTAATTACATTTAAATTATGGAATTGATGGAAATTGTTAGTTTTTTACTaaagtaatatttatttatttcatttatttattataattttttctaaTCCAATCCTGGTTAGACTGAAATGATCTCAATTCAATTTTTATTTGTaccatatttttaaataaataattattaattttaaaaaaataataatgaaaaatattTATCTTTTAAAAATTAATCGTGTGTATATTAAtagtaattaaataaaaaataatatagttgatgtaaatgatTAAAAGTTTTTcactattaatttttttttttcatttattgtaATTTAATCTAATCTAATCCTGGTTAGACTAAAATGATCTCAATTCAATTATTTGTACCAAtttctttttaattaaagaaattttgaaaaatatttaactaccattttatttaattaatgacgtatatattaatacatatcaaattaaattaaaatgtttttcactataaatatttttttttcatttatttattataatttaatctaaTCTAATCCTGGTTAGactaaaatgaatttttatttgctCTTAAACTTAATCTAATCAAACTAAATACATTTATCTTTTGCTATATTTTTATTGATTATCTATTCACCAAAATACATTTAGTTGACTTAAATTGTCTTTTATTAAAGTTTACGGCTGTTATTTTTAATCCTGCACAGTTCAACAACTTCCTGCTGTGCTGCACGCCAAAGTTCAGCCTAGTCGGGCAGCGTTTGACGGTGCGCAGCAGGATAGGAGTGGACGGCATGCAGGTGCAGCAGACCACCAATGAAGACCACCATTACACCTTCCAGGTGTCGGGAAAGGAGAAGACCTTGGAACTGCAGGCCAGGTAGGATGCATCTTACCCAGGGGGCcacaaaccttttccactgagggccacaaatcaaaggccattttggtagttttcacaatgttagcatgctaaccggtattacttgtcaagtaacaaaatatttgatgctgacgtctatacttgcaaaattagcaaaaaagctagcatgctaatattagcatgctaattggtATTACTTGTCAAGTAacaatatttgatgctgaggtcTATACTTGCAAAGTTagcaaaaaaactagcatgctaatattagcatgctaatcggtattgtcaagtaacaaaatatttgatgctgaggtcTACTTGCAAagttagcaaaaaagctagcatgctaatgttagcatgctaactggtattacttgtcaagtaacaaaatatttgatgctaagatctatacttgcaaaattagttttaaaaaaaaagctatcgtgctaatgttagcatgctaaccggccttgtcaagtaacaaaatatttgatgctgaggtcTAAACTTGCAAAGTtaacaaaaaagctagcatgctaatgttagcatgctaactggtattgtcaagtaataaaatatttgatgctgaggtcTATACTTGCAAAGTTAGCAAAAAAGCGCTAACTGGTATtacttgtcaagtaacaaaatatttgatgctgaggtctatacttgcaaaattagcaaaaaggctagaatgctaatattagcatgctaatcggtattgtcaagtaacaaaatatttgatgctgaggtcTATACTTGCAAAGTTAGCAaaaaaagctaccatgctaatgttagcatgctaaccggtaTTGTCAAGtaataaaatatttgatgctgaggtctatacttgcaaaatttgcaaaaaaaagctagcatgctaatgttagcatgttaatgttagcatgctaaccggccttgtcaagtaacaaaatatttgatgctaagttctatacttgcaaaattagccaaaaagttagcatgctaatgttagcatgctaatgtttggagCCCTGATCTGATCATGCTTCTGTTTGTGGTCTGCAGCTCTGAGCAGGACCGGGACGAGTGGATCCAGGTACTTGGTGTCATGTGACCTGCAGAGATGCACCTGTGTCATGTGACCcctctcccccctccccccctccccagGTGATCCAGGACGCCATCCATGAGTTCCAGCAGAAGAACCAGACCTTCAAGATGGCCT includes these proteins:
- the LOC133662466 gene encoding FYVE, RhoGEF and PH domain-containing protein 4-like; the encoded protein is MFDLKKRNSLTLNSGRESRDVEEFRRVAVRRKVKGDTQDVHAVGSSSSCGGSCDRTCGPKHENHQSPPTKPQVPPKPAHLQSPMRSGPPSSSRHFPGTDDKSPIRAGVSCLLNGAQLSPTRLSPSQKIPKLTSSPLGSPSPGKRGIQNCTPLREGGHCPTKLTPRNRSPLSVILRTPSPVQNKIGSYSPARNSKSWLGVHRTPSGKMEGWEKRTGKSLSVPDLVVYLDERIPLEKEESSPQPAITVKAPTDCRLNRTAGEVSSRPTDCRLNRTAGEVSSQSSTDCRLNRTVEEVSSQSSTDCRLNRTVEAVSSHSSTDCRLNRTVGEVSLQSSTDCRLNSTVGEVSSQSLTDCRLNRTVGEVSPQSSTDCRLNRTVGEVSQSSTDSRLNRTLGEVSSRPTDCRLNRTVGKVSSQSLTDCRLNRTVGEVSLQSSTDCRLNRTVGEVSLQSSTDCRLNRTMGEVSSQSSTDSRLNRTVGEVSSCPTDCRLNRTVGKVSSQSLTDCRLNRTVGEVSSRPTDCRLNRTVEEVSPRPTDYRLNRTVGEVSPRPTDCRLNHTVGDVSSRPTDCRLNRTVGEVSSQSSTDQRQPDGVLLEKASKIHAGSKSKCRWTEGERHEEEEEDKKEEASKEDENTEQKLFKIARELLHTERAYVARLHLLDQVFCLRLTEEAGRGSFPAEVVRNIFSNISSIYSFHSQFLLPDLEDRISHWCEQPGLGEVLLHHAPFLRMYADYVSNFQPAMELLRTWTERSSTFRNLLHDIQSQDVCGSLTLQHHMLEPVQRIPRYEMLLRDYVKKMPSTHPDYEFAQRSLETISMAANHSNSALHKAESIKRLLEIYEMVGEEDVVNPTNQFVKEGRLLKISARNTSSMERHLFLFNNFLLCCTPKFSLVGQRLTVRSRIGVDGMQVQQTTNEDHHYTFQVSGKEKTLELQASSEQDRDEWIQVIQDAIHEFQQKNQTFKMASKEIQAQEQTAELGRRAPRWVRDHQVTVCKTCSESFNALTRRRHHCRACGCVVCWKCSDHKVALEYDGYKLNKVCKSCFSVLSAPRGGGAKKRSPESCSDSTMSGFLQYGDHPRRCQQVWGVVTTTEPPLLSLYATPQDPAPLSRIPLAGCIVGEPPADLQGHFCLRHPQSVHVFSCQGDDLKRRWVGALKAAVRGSDDGTSESSGEE